A stretch of Bacillus pseudomycoides DNA encodes these proteins:
- a CDS encoding ABC transporter ATP-binding protein has protein sequence MNAIIKTTNLTKIYGKQKSVDNLNITVNQGEIYGFIGRNGAGKTTTIRMLLGLIKPTSGKIEIFGADLFQNQKEILRRIGSIVEVPGFYENLTAKENLLINAKIIGVHKKNAIEEALEIVGLEHETKKLVGKYSLGMKQRLGIARTLLHYPELLILDEPTNGLDPIGIKEMRKLIKSLAQERNITILISSHILAEVEQLVDHMGIIHEGRLLEEISLDTLRKTNRKYLEFQVNNDNKAVMLLEKQFHISDYEVHDEGNIRVYSHFGQQGQINKTFVQNDIEVLKIMMSEDRLEDYFTKLVGGGTIG, from the coding sequence ATGAATGCAATTATAAAGACAACAAATCTCACTAAGATTTATGGCAAACAAAAATCAGTAGATAATCTAAATATAACTGTAAACCAAGGAGAGATTTATGGATTCATCGGGCGAAATGGTGCTGGTAAAACAACTACAATTCGAATGCTACTAGGATTAATAAAACCTACAAGTGGAAAAATCGAAATATTCGGAGCGGATTTGTTTCAGAATCAAAAAGAAATTTTGAGACGCATTGGTTCTATCGTTGAAGTCCCAGGATTTTATGAAAATCTTACCGCAAAGGAAAATTTATTAATTAACGCGAAAATCATTGGGGTCCACAAAAAAAATGCGATTGAAGAGGCTTTAGAAATTGTAGGACTAGAGCATGAAACCAAAAAACTAGTAGGAAAATATTCTTTAGGGATGAAACAGCGATTAGGAATCGCAAGAACCCTTCTCCATTATCCAGAACTATTAATATTAGATGAACCGACTAATGGTTTGGATCCAATTGGTATTAAAGAGATGCGAAAGCTCATTAAATCGTTAGCACAAGAAAGAAACATAACAATATTAATTTCCAGCCACATTTTAGCTGAAGTCGAACAGCTAGTAGACCATATGGGAATCATTCATGAAGGAAGGTTATTAGAGGAGATTTCTCTTGATACACTTCGAAAAACAAATCGTAAATACTTGGAATTCCAAGTAAATAACGATAATAAAGCTGTAATGCTATTAGAAAAACAATTTCATATTTCGGATTATGAGGTTCATGATGAAGGAAACATTCGAGTTTATTCCCACTTCGGGCAACAAGGGCAAATTAATAAAACATTTGTCCAAAACGATATTGAAGTATTAAAAATTATGATGAGCGAAGACAGATTAGAAGATTATTTCACCAAATTGGTTGGGGGTGGAACAATTGGTTAA
- a CDS encoding response regulator transcription factor, translating to MAEETILVVDDEKEIRDLIAIYLKNEGYKVLQAGDGEEGLRILEENEVHLVVLDIMMPKIDGIHMCMKVREAKEMPIIMLSAKTQDMDKILGLTTGADDYVTKPFNPLELIARIKSQLRRYMKMNGFTVQNEDELEIGDMKINVSTHKVIVGEEEVKLTPREFSILELLARNPGMVFSAEQIYEKVWNERSFQSDNTVMVHIRKVREKIEENPRKPRYIKTVWGVGYKIEKDI from the coding sequence GTGGCAGAGGAAACAATACTTGTTGTAGATGATGAAAAAGAAATTCGAGATTTAATCGCAATTTACTTAAAGAACGAAGGATATAAAGTTTTACAGGCAGGGGACGGAGAAGAGGGTTTACGTATATTAGAAGAAAATGAAGTGCATTTAGTTGTATTAGATATTATGATGCCGAAAATAGATGGGATTCATATGTGTATGAAAGTAAGAGAAGCGAAAGAGATGCCGATTATTATGCTTTCTGCGAAAACGCAAGATATGGATAAGATTTTAGGATTAACAACAGGGGCGGATGATTATGTAACGAAACCATTTAATCCGTTAGAACTAATTGCGAGAATTAAATCACAGCTCCGCCGCTATATGAAAATGAATGGCTTCACTGTTCAAAATGAGGACGAGTTAGAAATTGGAGATATGAAAATAAACGTTTCAACCCATAAAGTCATTGTAGGAGAAGAAGAAGTTAAGCTAACTCCAAGGGAATTTTCAATTTTAGAATTGCTTGCTCGTAATCCGGGTATGGTCTTTAGTGCTGAGCAAATTTATGAAAAAGTTTGGAATGAGAGGTCTTTCCAGTCCGATAATACTGTAATGGTACATATTCGGAAAGTGCGTGAAAAGATTGAAGAAAATCCAAGAAAGCCAAGGTATATAAAAACAGTATGGGGAGTGGGGTATAAAATTGAGAAAGATATTTAA
- the bacA gene encoding undecaprenyl-diphosphate phosphatase, giving the protein MSDTIIAFILGIVEGLAEFLPISSTGHLILVGHLLGFEGEKAKTFEIVIQLGAILAIAVLYHKRLVSLCNIKPLLQKEKKFNALHVFLGVLPAVVAGLLLHDVIKTYLFQPYTVVIGLVAGAILMIFAEVKKTEATTHSLDDLTYRQALTIGLFQCLAVYPGFSRAGSTISGGLLAKANYKAASEFSFLIAIPVMVGATGLDLLKSWKYLSMDDIPMFAVGFITSFVVAMLAVVTFLKLLAQIGLKPFAYYRILLALVFTIFVLL; this is encoded by the coding sequence ATCAGCGATACAATCATTGCCTTCATACTTGGCATTGTAGAAGGACTGGCCGAATTCTTGCCTATCTCTTCTACTGGGCATCTTATATTAGTCGGACACTTATTAGGCTTTGAGGGAGAAAAAGCAAAAACATTTGAGATCGTTATACAATTAGGAGCGATTTTAGCTATTGCTGTTTTATATCATAAACGACTTGTTTCCTTATGTAACATTAAGCCTCTCTTGCAGAAAGAGAAAAAATTTAATGCACTACATGTTTTCTTAGGTGTATTGCCAGCCGTAGTTGCTGGCTTACTATTACATGATGTGATCAAAACATACTTATTTCAGCCATATACTGTTGTAATCGGACTTGTAGCGGGAGCAATTCTTATGATTTTCGCAGAGGTAAAAAAAACAGAAGCTACTACTCATTCATTAGACGATTTAACATATCGTCAAGCATTAACAATTGGTTTATTTCAATGTTTAGCAGTATATCCAGGATTCTCAAGAGCTGGATCAACTATTTCTGGAGGACTATTAGCAAAAGCTAATTATAAAGCTGCATCTGAATTCTCTTTTCTTATTGCAATTCCTGTAATGGTTGGTGCGACTGGATTAGACTTATTAAAAAGCTGGAAATATTTAAGTATGGATGATATTCCAATGTTTGCAGTAGGGTTTATTACCTCTTTTGTAGTAGCGATGCTAGCAGTAGTAACTTTCCTAAAACTATTAGCACAAATAGGCTTAAAACCTTTCGCTTATTATCGTATTTTATTAGCTCTTGTATTTACTATATTCGTACTACTATAA
- a CDS encoding DMT family transporter → MLLMAIILWGIAIAPTKWALESIQPFTLLFLRLCFAGGISVILFFNGLRQSITNRTIPWRRISLLSFTGVSGYFMFTSYGISLTSGLHVSVIDAALPLITIVFAAVLLREKIHINYWIGIILGFIGVVCITIPSSSDTQGASLVGDILILCSTFLFAYYTVLLKRPKQETNLSNEVFITLTLLIGAVISLPFATIEAFYYGLPKLHTWKVGFSLMYLVMGATILAYWFWNKALEEVSASVSGLYLNGLPLVSILASIILLNESLTWKVVIGASLVLLGVIWADQNKLRSVIKSVNKGTSNSM, encoded by the coding sequence ATGCTATTAATGGCAATTATATTATGGGGAATAGCAATTGCTCCAACAAAATGGGCGCTTGAGTCAATTCAACCATTTACATTACTATTTCTTCGCCTTTGTTTTGCTGGAGGAATAAGTGTCATATTATTTTTTAATGGATTGCGCCAAAGTATTACAAATAGAACTATACCATGGAGAAGGATAAGTTTATTATCTTTTACTGGTGTGTCTGGTTATTTTATGTTCACATCATATGGAATTTCATTAACAAGTGGTTTACATGTTAGTGTCATTGATGCTGCATTACCATTAATTACGATTGTTTTTGCTGCAGTTCTGTTAAGAGAAAAAATCCACATAAACTATTGGATTGGAATTATATTAGGTTTTATTGGTGTAGTATGTATTACAATTCCATCTAGTAGTGATACTCAAGGTGCTTCTTTAGTGGGAGATATACTTATTTTATGTAGTACTTTTTTATTTGCGTACTATACCGTATTACTCAAACGGCCAAAACAAGAGACGAATTTATCAAATGAAGTGTTTATTACATTAACATTACTAATTGGAGCGGTTATTTCGTTGCCTTTTGCTACTATCGAAGCTTTTTACTACGGTTTACCAAAACTGCATACGTGGAAGGTTGGATTTAGTTTGATGTATCTTGTTATGGGTGCAACAATTCTTGCTTATTGGTTTTGGAATAAGGCGTTGGAAGAAGTTTCAGCATCAGTAAGTGGACTATATTTAAATGGCCTTCCGCTAGTGAGTATTCTTGCTTCGATTATTTTATTAAATGAATCGTTAACATGGAAAGTAGTAATAGGGGCAAGTTTAGTTCTTCTAGGTGTGATATGGGCTGATCAAAATAAATTGCGATCTGTAATAAAGTCTGTAAATAAAGGAACTAGTAATAGTATGTAA
- a CDS encoding cell wall metabolism sensor histidine kinase WalK, whose protein sequence is MRKIFKPFTYVYKKTRRLGEKAVKSVRRSIRIQLITTFTACALLGLFVSAKIVAPVFEDANRSAEINYRDGMEQINRKAQSTAEMMVTENKLDALQNMIEIENQNLERGHEAFKILITDESGMVLYKTKQAQEEQINLHNTIRNVTSFAINYSNNNDIERSRKEFIAFSPITIEGKNLYMFVSGIPQGEVVYYKVEGPFPFLIGVLVFIFSFFYITKRKMKQIEAMAQGVKEIEKGNLAYRIEKKGEDEIAALTENINNMAEELMVNIERERKLEKQKNELITNVSHDLRTPLTSIMGYLRLLRDSKYENKEQHDEYTRIAFAKSEQLKNLIEDLFEYTKLTNEKVVLEKQEVCINELLEQLIEELVPQAEEEGLTFMKQFPEERVYASIDSEKMVRVFENLLMNAIKYSQDNGEIKVSLQRQRRDIQIIVANHSEEFTREELANLFERFYKKDQSRSRVTDGSGLGLAIAKSIVELQGGAIRADYEDGVIQFIVSLPIIEGK, encoded by the coding sequence TTGAGAAAGATATTTAAGCCTTTTACTTATGTGTATAAGAAAACTAGAAGGTTAGGTGAAAAGGCAGTAAAGAGTGTCCGACGTAGTATTCGAATTCAACTTATTACTACCTTTACTGCTTGTGCGTTATTAGGGCTTTTTGTATCGGCGAAGATAGTAGCACCTGTTTTTGAAGATGCAAATCGAAGTGCTGAAATTAATTATAGGGATGGTATGGAGCAAATTAATCGTAAAGCTCAAAGCACAGCAGAAATGATGGTTACGGAGAATAAGTTAGATGCTTTGCAAAATATGATAGAGATAGAAAACCAAAACTTAGAACGGGGACATGAAGCTTTTAAAATATTAATTACTGATGAAAGTGGTATGGTTCTGTATAAAACGAAGCAGGCACAAGAAGAACAAATTAATTTGCATAATACAATTCGCAATGTGACATCATTTGCTATCAATTATTCAAATAATAATGATATTGAAAGATCAAGAAAAGAATTTATTGCTTTTTCACCTATTACAATTGAAGGTAAGAACTTATATATGTTTGTGAGTGGAATTCCTCAAGGAGAGGTAGTGTATTATAAAGTGGAAGGTCCATTTCCATTTTTGATTGGTGTACTCGTATTTATTTTTTCTTTCTTCTATATAACAAAGAGAAAAATGAAGCAAATTGAAGCGATGGCACAAGGTGTAAAAGAAATAGAAAAAGGAAATTTAGCTTATCGTATTGAGAAAAAAGGCGAGGATGAGATCGCTGCATTGACTGAGAATATTAATAATATGGCTGAAGAGCTTATGGTTAATATTGAAAGAGAACGTAAGCTAGAAAAACAAAAAAATGAACTAATTACGAATGTATCACATGATTTGCGTACACCACTTACTTCTATTATGGGGTATTTACGATTACTCCGAGACTCTAAATATGAAAATAAAGAACAACATGATGAGTATACGAGAATTGCTTTTGCAAAGTCGGAGCAGTTAAAGAATTTAATAGAAGATTTATTTGAGTATACGAAGTTAACGAATGAAAAGGTTGTATTAGAAAAGCAAGAAGTTTGCATAAATGAACTTTTAGAACAATTAATAGAAGAGCTAGTACCACAGGCTGAAGAAGAAGGACTTACATTCATGAAGCAGTTTCCTGAAGAACGTGTGTATGCTTCGATTGATTCAGAGAAGATGGTTCGTGTATTTGAAAACTTATTAATGAATGCAATTAAATATAGTCAAGATAATGGGGAGATTAAAGTATCACTCCAAAGACAACGACGTGATATTCAAATCATTGTTGCGAATCATAGTGAAGAGTTTACCAGAGAGGAATTAGCAAATTTATTTGAGCGTTTTTATAAGAAAGATCAATCTAGAAGTAGAGTGACAGATGGATCTGGGCTAGGGCTTGCGATTGCAAAAAGTATTGTAGAGCTTCAAGGGGGAGCAATTCGAGCTGACTATGAAGATGGAGTGATTCAGTTTATCGTTTCATTACCTATTATAGAAGGAAAGTGA
- a CDS encoding NCS2 family permease: MKRYFQFDELGTNYKTEFIAGLTTFLSMAYVLFVNPATLSLGNIKGLPAGTGMDPGAVFVATALAAAIGSLIMGIFAKYPIALAPGMGINAFFAYTAVLTMGIPWQTAIAGTLMSGIIFIILTASGIREKIINAIPVELKFAVAAGIGLFIAFLGFQNAGIIVKNDAVLVGLGDLTKGTTLLAIFGVVITIILMIKKINGAVFYGMILTAILGVATGLIDTPKAIVGAIPSLEPTFGVAFQHFGDIFTVQMAIVIITFFFIDFFDTAGTLVAVANQAGLMKNNKLPRAGKALFADAIATVIGAILGTSTTTSYIESSAGVAAGGRSGFTAVVTAGFFLLALFFSPLLSVVTAAVTAPALIIVGILMVSSLGEIDWKKFEIAVPAFFTIISMPLTYSIATGIAIGFIFYPITMVVSGRRKEIHPIMYVMGVLFVLYFIYVRK; this comes from the coding sequence ATGAAACGTTATTTTCAGTTTGATGAGCTCGGCACAAATTATAAAACAGAGTTCATTGCAGGACTAACGACATTTTTATCTATGGCTTATGTGTTGTTTGTCAATCCTGCTACGCTGTCACTAGGGAACATTAAAGGGTTACCAGCAGGAACAGGAATGGATCCAGGAGCAGTCTTTGTTGCGACAGCTTTAGCAGCTGCAATTGGTTCGTTAATTATGGGGATTTTTGCGAAGTATCCAATTGCCTTAGCGCCAGGAATGGGAATCAACGCATTCTTTGCTTACACAGCAGTACTCACAATGGGGATTCCGTGGCAAACAGCGATTGCCGGAACGTTAATGTCAGGTATTATCTTTATTATTCTTACTGCTTCTGGTATTCGTGAAAAGATTATTAATGCAATTCCAGTAGAGTTAAAGTTCGCGGTAGCAGCAGGTATTGGCTTGTTTATTGCCTTTCTTGGTTTTCAAAATGCCGGAATTATTGTGAAAAATGATGCGGTCCTTGTTGGATTGGGGGATTTAACAAAGGGTACAACATTACTTGCGATTTTCGGTGTAGTAATTACGATTATTTTAATGATTAAAAAGATAAATGGTGCAGTTTTCTATGGGATGATTCTTACAGCAATCTTAGGAGTAGCAACAGGGTTAATTGATACACCAAAAGCTATAGTGGGTGCAATCCCAAGTTTGGAACCTACGTTCGGTGTGGCCTTCCAGCACTTCGGAGATATCTTCACTGTTCAAATGGCGATTGTTATTATAACGTTCTTCTTCATTGATTTCTTTGATACAGCGGGTACACTTGTAGCGGTTGCGAATCAAGCAGGATTAATGAAGAATAACAAATTACCACGTGCGGGAAAAGCGTTATTTGCAGATGCGATTGCAACTGTAATTGGTGCGATTCTTGGTACATCTACGACAACGTCTTACATTGAATCGTCTGCAGGGGTAGCAGCAGGAGGACGTTCAGGATTTACAGCAGTTGTAACAGCCGGATTTTTCTTGTTAGCACTTTTCTTCTCGCCATTACTAAGTGTCGTAACAGCGGCTGTAACGGCACCAGCGTTAATTATTGTAGGGATTTTGATGGTTTCATCTTTAGGAGAAATTGATTGGAAGAAATTCGAGATTGCAGTACCAGCATTCTTCACAATTATTTCTATGCCGCTTACGTATAGTATTGCAACGGGGATTGCGATTGGATTTATCTTCTATCCAATTACGATGGTTGTAAGTGGTCGCCGTAAAGAAATTCATCCAATTATGTATGTAATGGGAGTTTTATTCGTACTATATTTCATCTACGTTCGTAAATAA
- a CDS encoding cell wall metabolism sensor histidine kinase WalK, with translation MKVDKILYLILLQFLIITGLLFIDMVHTLKLILSVILIAITINLFFIRLHFTQNRKAMVTKLRRVINGNLHTRLYTNNDHSLDDVIFSINELITELEKVQVEAKKSQLARKQLLSSISHDIRTPLTSIIGYIDALKDDIAASEEEKREYLDILSNKSNGLKHLVDEIFNMAKLDADEFPLKKEQLDFSEITRESLIEFLPELSQHGIELQVNIPEEPCPITADSLSLMRIINNLIKNAIYYGKPGKVLGIELLETTTEYQLLIWDKGPGISTDDLENVFERMYRSDQSRNPSHGGSGLGLAISKALVEKNGGQIWVESIPWERTTFGFSIPKQTIFKK, from the coding sequence ATGAAGGTTGATAAAATTCTCTACCTAATCCTATTACAGTTTCTAATCATTACTGGACTTCTATTTATAGATATGGTTCATACGTTAAAATTAATTTTATCCGTTATCCTTATCGCTATAACAATAAATCTTTTCTTTATAAGACTTCATTTTACTCAAAATCGGAAAGCCATGGTTACTAAATTAAGACGTGTAATTAACGGCAATTTACATACACGGCTATATACAAATAACGATCATTCACTAGATGATGTCATTTTTTCTATCAATGAGTTAATAACCGAGCTAGAAAAAGTGCAAGTTGAGGCCAAAAAGTCTCAACTTGCTAGAAAACAACTTCTATCTAGTATCTCACATGATATACGAACACCTCTTACTTCCATTATTGGATATATTGACGCATTAAAAGATGATATAGCTGCTTCAGAGGAAGAAAAGCGGGAATATCTTGACATACTCTCAAATAAATCAAATGGCTTGAAACACTTAGTTGATGAAATATTTAATATGGCAAAGCTTGATGCAGATGAATTTCCATTAAAGAAAGAACAACTTGATTTTTCAGAGATTACTAGAGAATCACTAATTGAGTTTTTACCCGAACTATCACAACATGGTATTGAGTTACAAGTTAATATCCCAGAAGAACCTTGCCCCATTACGGCAGATTCTCTTAGTCTTATGCGGATTATAAATAATCTCATAAAGAATGCTATATATTACGGAAAACCCGGAAAGGTATTGGGGATAGAACTCTTAGAAACCACTACTGAATATCAATTGCTCATTTGGGATAAAGGCCCTGGTATTTCAACAGATGATCTAGAGAACGTATTTGAAAGAATGTACCGAAGTGACCAATCAAGAAATCCCTCGCATGGTGGAAGTGGCTTAGGACTCGCTATTTCGAAAGCACTCGTAGAAAAAAACGGAGGCCAAATTTGGGTAGAAAGTATTCCGTGGGAAAGAACCACCTTTGGATTTTCTATTCCAAAACAAACCATTTTTAAGAAATAG
- a CDS encoding response regulator transcription factor, whose translation MEDIRILIADDEKEIRDLLKKYLERELYTVDIAINGEEALHLFNQNKYNLIILDLMMPKIDGIEVCRRLRNKTNIPILMLTAKDHEVDKILGLSIGADDYITKPFSINEVVARVKALMRRFLVLGSNANTMEQALLKFKGLTIDIKKYTVNVDGKELSLTGKELELLKFFALNPEQVFTKTQLFRNVWDSNYIEDDNTVMVHIRKLRKKIEVDPSNPKFIQTVWGIGYKFIGEKNEG comes from the coding sequence ATGGAAGATATCCGTATACTTATAGCAGACGATGAAAAAGAAATACGAGATTTATTAAAAAAATATCTAGAACGAGAATTATATACCGTTGATATCGCTATAAATGGTGAAGAAGCTCTTCACTTATTTAATCAAAATAAATATAACCTCATCATACTAGATCTGATGATGCCTAAAATTGATGGTATCGAAGTATGTAGAAGACTTAGAAATAAAACAAATATCCCAATATTAATGCTTACTGCTAAAGATCATGAAGTGGATAAAATTTTAGGCTTAAGCATAGGGGCAGACGATTATATCACAAAACCTTTCAGTATTAATGAAGTTGTCGCTAGAGTAAAAGCTCTTATGAGACGTTTTTTAGTATTAGGCAGTAATGCTAACACAATGGAACAAGCACTTCTAAAATTTAAAGGACTAACAATCGATATAAAAAAGTACACAGTTAACGTAGATGGTAAAGAACTCTCTTTAACCGGAAAAGAACTAGAACTCCTAAAATTTTTCGCTTTAAATCCTGAACAAGTTTTTACAAAAACGCAGCTCTTTCGTAATGTTTGGGACAGTAATTATATAGAAGATGACAATACCGTCATGGTACATATTAGAAAACTTAGAAAGAAAATAGAAGTTGATCCTTCAAATCCTAAATTCATCCAAACTGTCTGGGGCATTGGTTATAAATTTATAGGTGAGAAGAATGAAGGTTGA
- a CDS encoding ABC transporter permease, which translates to MVNLLYTELLKLKRSNMFLISIIGAAVAPFMIVLAFYIEMKTKPSASPANFDALFINVNMYTVLFMGVLLYGVVTAYLFNREYTENTLKNLLTIPVSRFNFIMSKFTLLFIWIMILTIVAWGLTLLLGLLGGFPGLSILLLFQFLVKFLIGGGFLFILSSPIVLLTLVMKTYVPPIILTIVIAMVNVLTTSSEHKDLFPWTAALDIVNNELQPTYPPEYSYVIIAATAIIGFLATIFYFKKVDIH; encoded by the coding sequence TTGGTTAATCTACTATATACAGAACTATTAAAATTGAAACGTTCTAATATGTTCTTGATTAGTATTATTGGGGCGGCTGTAGCACCGTTTATGATAGTTTTAGCTTTTTATATAGAAATGAAAACAAAACCATCCGCTTCCCCTGCAAATTTTGATGCCCTTTTTATTAATGTTAATATGTATACTGTTTTATTTATGGGAGTTCTTCTATATGGAGTCGTTACCGCTTATCTCTTTAATCGTGAATACACAGAAAATACATTAAAAAACTTATTAACCATTCCTGTATCACGTTTTAATTTTATTATGAGTAAATTCACCCTTTTATTTATTTGGATTATGATACTGACTATAGTTGCATGGGGATTAACTTTACTATTAGGGCTATTAGGAGGTTTTCCTGGATTAAGCATCCTATTACTCTTTCAATTTTTGGTGAAATTTTTAATAGGCGGTGGATTCCTTTTTATTTTATCTTCCCCTATTGTACTGTTAACTCTTGTCATGAAGACTTATGTTCCGCCTATTATATTAACAATTGTTATAGCAATGGTAAATGTTCTAACTACAAGTTCAGAACACAAAGATTTGTTTCCTTGGACAGCTGCATTAGATATAGTAAATAACGAATTGCAACCGACATATCCTCCAGAATATTCTTATGTCATCATTGCCGCTACAGCTATTATCGGCTTTCTCGCAACAATATTCTATTTTAAAAAGGTTGATATTCATTAA